The region GCTCCAGTCTAGTATGCGTCGATCGAGTGGAGAATAATCCTTGTTGCGTGAAAAGTGGAAAGTTAAAAGAAATCTTCACCACACTCTCATATTATCATACAAATTGAACGTCTGAAGCAAGGTTTGAATTGGTCACTACTTCCACATATTATATCCACGAATGAAGTTATATATCGATCACACTATCGATATTATTTGCTCTTGAATTTgaggagtttttttttgggcagtaaaatatacaaaattcaaaCCCTCCTCAATTTTAATGACAACGTATAGCATTTTTGTATACACCTACATTGTATATTTCATGTACTACGAAATGAAttaatatatacaatacagATAACACGTTATCGATGGCGTAAAAATCATATGCTTCATTACACGATGCGATAAGATAACGCTTCAGTTACGCGTTGAGTTATACCTGGATTTCTACGTGATGATAACAGTACGCAATAACTACGAGTCCGTCACCTTATATATTGGTCATGGATTATTGAACGCAggatattatattaatgtaacATCTTAAGTCACTGAATCAACACGAAACCAAGTTCGCGAATGGAATTTAGCGTGACGATATATGTACAATTATAATCAGGATAACTTCTTATTTTGCTTTTTTGCATTAATTGCTTACACGTGTAGGTACTGTGTCCGGGAATTCCGCCAGtttctttgattatttttttttttcttatttttactgcgtaaattatcaatttggttattttgtttgtgacataaattataattttttataatatcatACATCGCGATAGAATTGGACTTgacataagaaaaaaaaaaaaacgacaacaaCTCGTGCTGAAATCTCAAATATGGTTATGTTGACGATACGGAGACGAGTGTTTGCAACGATAATAGTTTGCTGATACATACAAACATCACGATGAGCTCAAGTTGCAGGAGCTGTTTCAGACAGAACACATCTTGCTTTCACAACTTCGTCATGATCCGGCTGGATGACCTTTGAAAGATATAATTTTGCACAAACATATCGAAAACTCTGGAAATTCATAGCCACATCGTTTTAAGTTCGTAAACCAGGATTATACTGTAAGTATCCGGTTACACGTACAAccgtgagaataaaaattccgaGCGGTAATTAAGTTGCCGCTTTTTATTTCCTCTCCAAATCGATTTCGAACAACCATCAATCGGCCCTGATGACTCGACTGATCATTGGTTGCGTGATATGTAATCAATCTGGGGAAATAACCGAAACCGTGTCCCGATCGCCGTGTTCCTAGAACCTCGATCACGATCGTTTTTTGCCTTCGTCCTGCCTAACGATCCATTTGGCGTCCGATTCTCGGGCCTTCGAGTGATTCCCGCCCATGATGCGTTTCCGGTTGGGTTTGCCGTAGGCCTGCCGGTAGAAGCCCAGAAACAGGACGATCAGGGTGAGGTTGTAGAAAAACGCAACGTGAGCAAGCCATCTCGGTCTTGCGCAGCCTCTGTAGAGAAGGTAAGCGACTTGGGAACCAACGACGATAAACTGTACCTATAACAGagtgaaaatcaaataaaaaccGAAGTGGATTAAAAAACTAGAGAtccgagatatttttttaactcaacGTTTTACGAAGATTTCACTCCACCTTCCCTCAAGACAATGCTGATCGTaagattttcaaaagaaaaaaatagtcgtTGAATATTTCTGATAAGAAGAGGTTGATGATAAAGTTTCATAAATCTTAGGGAGGTCGTTTGCTAGTAAATCCAATTCAAAAACTTGTTATGCCACAGCCGAAGAAGCTCCTCCccaataataattacacacaGTGTAGTTTGAAAGTGTCATAACTTCGACTCAATCGCcgtaaatttcttgaaatttgcCCAGTAATTTAATGACACTCGTTACATCGGCTGTGATATTTTCGAGAAGTTCATCACCGGTATTTAACAATGGATTTTTATCACCAGCTCATTAAGGGAATTGATTTTAACGAACTTgttggaaattaaaaatcgaagGGCTGCAGAAttgtataaaaacaaattctttCTTCAAATGTGTATCGAGTGTATAATTGAATTGTCAGAATACTTAAGATTTCTTTAACATTAGAATTATACGGATGTATACCTTATACACACTATGAGACAAGAGGAATGATATTCCGATAATAATCACGTTTCAAAAAGGTCGTTCGGATCCTATAATcagtattttttaatatcgtaattaaattttttttttttaatattattctaCTTCCATCACGAGTCTGTTATTGTACGTGAAGTATTTTTCTCTCACGGAATGTCCCTGAAAATGATCAGAGCTGCACGTAACGGAACTCATTACTTATAACCTTATCCGGGAAGTTATaaacatattttatatacccATATCCTATAtatagttttcaaattatagcAATGACAGCCGTTCGATTAATTGTAAGCTTACGATTCACCGAATGATTCCTGTACATACGTAGATATGGCTCAAACATAAATAATCTCACCAGTTGAATTTGTGTCAAGTATTTTTTCCACCATAAGTATTTGCGGTACGATGACCCGAGGGCCGAGATCAGGTAGTAAAGGTACATCATGACGTGTATTCCGGCGTTGATGGCGACGCTTGGCCAAGCTGTGTACAAAATCGgctattataattataattagcCAAGACTGACGTGCGAGTTTCGCGTATTCGGCGTTATTCTTTCCATCAATCAACCGCTGCCCGGGTTAAATTCGGTTTTCGGCCGAATGGATTTCGTGGTGAGATTGAAGAGAGCTACGTCGTTGCAAGAGTGGCGATATTGCTACACGTGTTTTACATTCCGTCAATTTGTTTGCAGACCCATGTATAATGTCTGTAAGCACCGCGGAGCGGTAATTATACGTCGCAGGTTCACGGTTCGCGAAtagcgattttttttaccaaatcaaacaaacaaacaaaatgccaagcagaaaaaaaaaatacgcatcAAAAGGAAACGCGCAGATTTGAATTGCAGGACCAAACATCGCAGGtagtacacttggggacaatgaatctgagacggctaattttttccactagacagttatgttggcaacacacaTTAACCTATAGCGCCACAGTctgccgagcgcgaaacaaacgcaatctcaataaacgtaacatgacccatgaccgtcgaatctaaccttagaattgacgtgtcaatccaacaagtcattatccccgcgctccccgcggtattctaaggttagattcgacggtcacgggttacgttacgtttatcgagattgagttagtttcgcgctcggccgactgtggcgctgcaggtttctcggcgttgccaacataactgtctagtgtaaaaaattagttgtctcagattcattgttaCCAAGTGTACGGTACCTTGGCCTCCGGGTGTGTAGAGCGTCCCGAGGTACCAAGCCATCAGCATCGCCAAGTGGTGATAGACGTGGAGGAACGTTATctgctcgtttttttttcgcagtACGAAAAACACCGTGTCCATCAGGTCGATCATTTTGTTGAGATAAAAAAGCCAGACCGCTCTCGCAAGCTGTAacgaaacaaatattttttatgtttattgtatattttttttcaaatctcgaATACGACATGACTTTTACATACATAGTTATTTATGTCACGCGTGTACGTGATATAATTTCGTTACACACATGACACAGCGGATATCGCGCAAGATCATCGTGCCTTCACGGTTTtagatttatttaattatacgcTGTCGTTTGACGCATTTCGTgacatatttttcatacattacGTGAAATTCTTGAATTTTAAATACGTGACGTGTCAATATGTTTGTATCCCGGACTCGGCGTCGGAATTGATGAGATTCGAATGCGTTTTAAGACGTACAGGCATTACGATCATCCTTGGTACGAGCACGTGATAATTTGCGACTCGTTGATATTTCAGGAATAACCAATCGGGGAATAATggtaattaattgaatttacgGTTTCATATGTGTGCATGtatgttgaaaatgatttaaacCATTCAGTCATAGTGGTAGGAGTATTCTTACCATTTAATTTATATCCGCTTTTTTATGGCTAgagaacttttcaacatatttctttgcggttttttgctatttctggTAGCATActaataggtttgtaaattattattattagaaacaaattgattgaaaaatattgggaAAATTGAAGGAACAAGTCATTTCTGAGAAAGTTACCCCTCTACACGTATATATCATGTTTTACATGAATTATAAGTTCTTGGGATtcctgattacgaatctgaaatcggattttgCATAGTTTTTTTGACCGTATTCCatcaaagttgaaattttcgaccaccatattggatccaccatcttaaagttttgaaatttggttTCAGATTCGTTATCAACGATCCCAAAGATCATAAAATACCAACTTGTAATAAAAGTTAACGCAGCACAATAATGTGTAACTCAAAATCGCATGGCTAGACTGTCTAAAAGTGCAGGTATTTTATATCGCCATTATATACAAAGTGTGACGTTTTCcttttaattatatttcatacaACGATGGCGGTATAATTTTGGTATGGAACGTCATCGCTGCAAATACTTGGTTTTTATCAAATTGATCTATTTGTTCCGAATCGTCATTAACCTTCTAAGATAGCGTATAATATATCAATTAAAGAGATAGATGGGATAAAAATCGAccctttttatttattttactgcgAGATACTTGCACATCGAGTTTTTACCAAATTTACGTATTTGCGAGCTACGACAATCTCCAAGTCTGAAAACATAACAACGAATAGTATTGAAACAAAGAACGACAACTCAAATATTGATGTTTAAATTTAAATCtctttaatattattaaaaacttaGCAGATTATGTTGGATTTGTAGTTTTATTCAttggctcattttattcggAAGATTTTTTGCTAGAATCCCGTTGCGTGACTTTCTTCAGAAATCATGATTAAGTATTCAATCACAGAAACTCGCAtcgatattaattataatcaacAAAATCTGTCGTTATCATCGTTTCGAAGcgattttaaataaaacataGGTATCCAAGCTTTCacttaaaaattcattaccaacgttttatttttgaaagtttaaaaaaattggccCAGCCTACGAATATATCAATTGGATCTCAAAATACTAAAATCGATTAAAAGTAACGGCTCAAAAGTTGTTCGCTCATCGGCCTACTCAAGTAAACTCGATCCCCGGATCAAATATCGTGCATCACGTTAACGGACTTACTGCAATTTGGTTTTTGGCGAATTGCTTATTCGTATATTAGATACATTACACATATAGCGTATCAGTGACTTCTGCAAGCGGCAAAAAGCGAGGATAAAAATTACCGTCAATAAATCAAAAGCGGcagtgaaatttattcaaacattAGGATGTAGTATCGAGTTAATGCCACGACGTAGAAGTCGTCGTACTCCATTACATCAGCTGCTATTACTTATTGCCGGTAATCATATCCCGAACATcgatttccttttttattccGCGCAAATTTATCCATCCAACATTCGTCTCCTCTTGACACGAGGAAGAATGTCTACttcaattttgagtaatttttttctcgttgttATACCACTGCGCACTTATCTTACACCTGTATGCGTCGATGTATATGTCCAATCTACCTTCAGGCAAAACAAGCCTGCTGTACCGTTTATCCGTCATCTATAATACAGGCAAAGATAAATGTTGCAGAACCGCGAAACGGCGATAAATCGAACGTCAATAATATAGCAAATGGCCAAGGGCAAGGATCGGTAGCCGTGAATTGGATCATAAACTCTTTACGCCAAGATTTtaatacgtataggtatatagtTACGggcacttacaattagacagGTAACTATATACTGGCGTATGAAACTCGAGCCATTAGCCTCGTTTTTCAATTCGGCACATTTGTGCGTCAATTTAGCCGGTCGCAAAAAATCGATgctagaacaaaaaaaaaaaaaaaaaataaagaaaaaaaacaacagaaaaaattaacgaacaaAGCGGgaaagaaagacaaaaaatacACAACCGATCGTTTAACGAACCTAATCACGGTCTATACGGTATAGATAAGAATTTAACGGATCACCCTGAATCAGCGATTAGCATCGAGTAAATtc is a window of Neodiprion pinetum isolate iyNeoPine1 chromosome 4, iyNeoPine1.2, whole genome shotgun sequence DNA encoding:
- the LOC124216919 gene encoding very long chain fatty acid elongase 4-like, which translates into the protein MKSASPFGLRGILVCYNLVQITMNAYILAEVLACVSTGMFSPFCGRSQRLEPTKTRLARAVWLFYLNKMIDLMDTVFFVLRKKNEQITFLHVYHHLAMLMAWYLGTLYTPGGQAWPSVAINAGIHVMMYLYYLISALGSSYRKYLWWKKYLTQIQLVQFIVVGSQVAYLLYRGCARPRWLAHVAFFYNLTLIVLFLGFYRQAYGKPNRKRIMGGNHSKARESDAKWIVRQDEGKKRS